A stretch of Deltaproteobacteria bacterium DNA encodes these proteins:
- a CDS encoding oligosaccharide flippase family protein, whose protein sequence is MASARQGGLGRAGPLVATRFLSAAVSTAIPLVLARALDLAAYGAYKQIFLITQTLYLVLPFGMVQGLYYFVPRRDARRPLYAGVLAFLGLASVVATAGVLLGAPLAGRLFGNPELAQLRGPIATYLVGLLLSAPLEIALTAEGRIRVAAGVYLVSDTLRAASMVVPVLLGRGLEGLMHALAAFSVVRAVLAMAWLVRREGPLWDPEALRAQLRYAAPFGAAVVVARPAQSAHQWVVSALASTQLFAIYAVGCFQLPFVDLLYTPTSEVLMVRLGELDRAGELHRAPEVFRAASERLAYFFVPLAALLAIAAPEVVTALFGARYLAAVPLFRVSVLGVLVSILPIDGALRSRGLTRHILHAALVRAALSLPLAIVGVRRFGLLGGIGSWAIGEVVAKAVLAWKLPEALGTSERPARWRELMPWQALGRAAAGSVVGATAALLAGVALTSLMPDPAVIRILRIVPLLAMGLAFGAAYLGALAITGVDPLTLFVARPLRPGRAAA, encoded by the coding sequence ATGGCGTCGGCGCGCCAGGGCGGGCTCGGGCGCGCGGGCCCGCTGGTGGCCACGCGCTTCTTGAGCGCGGCCGTGTCCACCGCCATTCCGCTGGTGCTGGCGCGCGCGCTGGATCTCGCCGCGTACGGCGCCTACAAGCAGATCTTCCTCATTACCCAGACGCTCTACCTGGTGCTGCCCTTCGGCATGGTGCAGGGGCTCTACTACTTCGTGCCCCGGCGCGACGCGCGGCGGCCGCTGTACGCGGGCGTGCTCGCATTCCTTGGGTTGGCCAGCGTGGTCGCGACCGCAGGCGTGCTGCTCGGCGCGCCGCTCGCGGGCCGGCTCTTCGGCAACCCCGAGCTGGCGCAGCTGCGCGGTCCGATTGCGACATATCTCGTTGGCCTGCTGCTCTCGGCGCCCCTGGAGATCGCGCTCACGGCCGAGGGGCGAATTCGCGTGGCCGCGGGCGTGTACCTGGTGAGCGACACGCTCCGGGCTGCGTCGATGGTGGTGCCGGTGCTGCTCGGGCGCGGGCTCGAAGGCCTGATGCACGCGCTGGCGGCGTTCAGCGTGGTCCGGGCGGTGCTGGCCATGGCCTGGCTCGTGCGCCGCGAAGGGCCGCTCTGGGACCCCGAGGCGCTGCGCGCGCAGCTCCGCTACGCCGCGCCGTTCGGGGCCGCGGTGGTGGTCGCGCGGCCAGCGCAGTCGGCGCACCAGTGGGTGGTCTCGGCGCTGGCCTCCACGCAGCTCTTCGCCATCTACGCCGTGGGCTGCTTCCAGCTGCCGTTCGTGGACCTGCTCTACACGCCCACCAGCGAGGTGCTGATGGTGCGCCTCGGCGAGCTCGACCGCGCCGGCGAGCTGCACCGCGCGCCCGAGGTCTTTCGCGCCGCGTCCGAGCGGCTGGCCTACTTCTTCGTGCCGCTGGCGGCGCTCCTGGCCATCGCTGCGCCCGAGGTGGTGACGGCGCTCTTCGGCGCCCGCTACCTGGCCGCGGTGCCGCTGTTCCGCGTGAGCGTGCTCGGCGTGCTGGTCTCCATCCTGCCCATCGACGGCGCGCTGCGCAGCCGCGGGCTCACCCGGCACATCCTTCACGCGGCCCTGGTGCGAGCGGCCTTGTCCCTGCCGTTGGCGATCGTCGGCGTGCGGCGCTTCGGGCTCCTGGGCGGGATTGGCTCCTGGGCGATCGGCGAGGTCGTGGCGAAGGCGGTGCTCGCGTGGAAGCTGCCCGAGGCGCTGGGGACTTCGGAGCGGCCGGCGCGCTGGCGAGAGCTCATGCCGTGGCAGGCGCTGGGTCGTGCGGCTGCGGGCTCGGTCGTCGGCGCGACGGCAGCCTTGCTCGCTGGCGTGGCGCTGACCTCGCTGATGCCCGATCCGGCGGTGATACGAATCTTGAGAATCGTGCCACTGCTCGCAATGGGGCTGGCGTTCGGAGCCGCTTACCTGGGCGCGCTGGCGATCACCGGCGTGGACCCGCTCACGCTCTTCGTGGCCCGGCCGCTGCGGCCAGGGCGCGCGGCGGCATAG
- a CDS encoding response regulator: protein MRLESPPRAASTPSAVRDHPEWRVGLLRVVAAAGGVGLTMGAATGYFVGTAPVTTSALAALAVLMCVAFGAPRLPQRLRGAMVVTATYAGTAVMMCRVGFGPNVMLAGCAVSVAGMLIFDTRVGLVLVGLFALTAALVSRAFHAGLLLVPPGAVDLMNPGSANFGIRVPVVFGALSGAVVVVVGSLLERSERLSAERAAAYDELVRQQAEEARLREELTQREVAYRRASELELLGKFAGHAAHDLNNALLVILCSADAVRARVQDPRAAAALDDLRVATRDAAATIQQLRAVGTSSRRQPEPTSLAAEVRRAERLLARLLPASIQLELEVQDVPDVRVREGAILRALTNLALNARDAMRSGGKLSLRTRVATATELPAGLDAQKPHVLLEVQDTGAGMDAATRARLFEPFFTTKGESGSGLGLSSVREGVEAAGGAVTVDSEVGRGTRVRLFWPARGDARAEARPGREGTLLLVEDDEVVRRRLADGLAPLGFKVLEAADRSEALLAARRHQGPIQFLLTDGAMPGMPLLAFVDEFRNLQPGARVVVCSGHTPAELGLPHPGVDAFVPKPCSANELADHLAKPRDR from the coding sequence ATGCGCTTGGAGTCGCCGCCGCGTGCGGCCTCGACACCTTCTGCCGTCCGCGACCACCCGGAGTGGCGGGTCGGGCTGCTGCGCGTGGTTGCGGCAGCGGGCGGCGTGGGCCTGACGATGGGGGCGGCCACCGGCTACTTCGTGGGCACCGCGCCCGTGACCACCTCGGCGCTCGCCGCGTTGGCGGTGCTCATGTGCGTCGCCTTCGGTGCGCCCCGTCTGCCCCAGCGCCTCCGCGGCGCGATGGTGGTGACGGCCACCTACGCCGGGACCGCAGTGATGATGTGCCGCGTGGGCTTTGGTCCCAACGTGATGCTCGCCGGCTGCGCGGTGTCCGTCGCGGGGATGCTGATCTTCGACACGCGCGTGGGTCTCGTGTTGGTGGGGCTCTTTGCGTTGACCGCCGCGCTCGTGTCGCGCGCGTTCCACGCAGGGCTCCTCTTGGTCCCGCCGGGTGCCGTGGATTTGATGAATCCCGGGAGCGCCAACTTCGGCATCCGCGTGCCGGTGGTGTTTGGTGCGCTCTCGGGAGCCGTGGTGGTCGTGGTCGGCTCGCTCCTGGAGCGGAGCGAGCGGCTCTCGGCCGAGCGCGCTGCTGCCTATGACGAGCTCGTGCGGCAGCAAGCCGAAGAGGCGCGGCTGCGCGAGGAGCTCACCCAGCGCGAGGTGGCCTATCGCAGGGCGAGCGAGCTCGAGCTGCTGGGCAAGTTCGCGGGCCACGCAGCGCACGATCTCAACAACGCGCTGCTCGTCATCCTCTGCAGCGCCGACGCCGTTCGCGCGCGCGTGCAGGACCCGCGTGCCGCCGCCGCCCTCGACGACCTCCGCGTGGCCACCCGCGACGCCGCCGCCACCATCCAGCAGCTCCGCGCCGTGGGCACGTCCTCGCGCCGGCAGCCCGAGCCCACCTCGCTCGCCGCCGAGGTGCGTCGCGCCGAGCGGCTCCTGGCGCGGCTGCTCCCCGCGTCGATCCAGCTCGAGCTCGAGGTGCAGGACGTCCCGGACGTGCGGGTCCGCGAAGGCGCCATCCTGCGCGCGCTCACCAACCTGGCGCTCAACGCGCGCGATGCCATGCGCAGCGGCGGAAAGCTCTCGTTGCGCACGCGCGTGGCCACGGCTACCGAGCTCCCCGCAGGCCTGGACGCGCAGAAGCCGCACGTGCTCCTCGAGGTCCAGGACACGGGCGCGGGCATGGACGCCGCCACGCGTGCGCGCCTCTTCGAGCCGTTCTTCACCACCAAGGGCGAGTCGGGCTCGGGCCTGGGGCTGTCATCGGTGCGCGAGGGCGTGGAGGCCGCGGGCGGCGCGGTGACCGTGGACAGCGAGGTGGGGCGGGGCACGCGGGTGCGGCTCTTCTGGCCGGCGCGGGGCGACGCGCGCGCCGAGGCTCGCCCGGGTCGCGAGGGCACGCTGTTGTTGGTGGAGGACGACGAGGTCGTCCGTCGACGGCTCGCGGACGGCCTCGCGCCCCTGGGCTTCAAGGTGCTCGAGGCCGCCGATCGCTCCGAGGCGCTGCTCGCCGCGCGACGACACCAGGGACCGATTCAGTTTCTGCTCACCGATGGCGCCATGCCGGGAATGCCACTCCTCGCGTTCGTCGACGAGTTCCGCAACCTTCAGCCCGGCGCGCGCGTGGTGGTGTGCTCGGGCCACACGCCCGCCGAGCTCGGCTTGCCGCACCCGGGCGTTGACGCGTTCGTGCCGAAGCCGTGCAGCGCGAACGAGCTCGCCGATCATCTGGCCAAGCCACGCGATCGGTAG